A genomic region of Janthinobacterium lividum contains the following coding sequences:
- a CDS encoding AI-2E family transporter, with protein MDKRFEPHARLAAIIFLLIGCFFVLRPFLAAMLFAACVGISSWPLYLLLLERLKGRRNWAAAIMTLSLILVIVLPLALVTYNLADNVSRIYEQLRTALESGGLHPPAWLASIPVVGETIAGYVERLLADREELLNLGKTMLEPARHFLASGGILLGTGLAQTSLAVFVSFFLYRDGQQLSRALMTGAGRIIGDSAPGVGLTISRTVRGVMYGLLGTALAQALVAVVGFLIAGVPAVALLGVATFIFSLIPVGPPLIWGGAAIWLFNDGQTGWGIFMLVWGGLLISGVDNVVKPMLISRGSSLPFLLVLLGVLGGVLAFGFVGIFIGPTLLAVLYSLLQTWTVGETTVPQGKDTLTSKK; from the coding sequence ATGGATAAACGTTTCGAGCCGCACGCCCGCCTGGCAGCCATCATCTTCCTGTTGATCGGCTGCTTTTTTGTCTTGCGGCCCTTCCTCGCCGCCATGCTGTTTGCCGCCTGCGTGGGCATTTCCAGCTGGCCCCTGTATCTGCTGCTGCTCGAACGCCTGAAAGGCCGGCGCAACTGGGCGGCCGCCATCATGACCCTGTCCTTGATCCTGGTCATCGTGCTGCCGCTGGCCCTCGTCACCTACAACCTGGCCGACAATGTGTCGCGCATCTATGAACAGTTGCGCACGGCGCTGGAGTCGGGCGGCCTGCATCCGCCGGCCTGGCTGGCCAGCATTCCCGTGGTGGGCGAAACCATCGCTGGCTACGTGGAGCGCCTGCTCGCGGACCGCGAGGAATTACTGAATTTGGGCAAGACGATGCTGGAACCGGCGCGCCATTTCCTCGCTTCCGGCGGCATCCTGCTGGGCACGGGCCTGGCGCAGACCAGCCTGGCCGTGTTCGTCAGCTTCTTCCTCTACCGCGACGGCCAGCAGCTGAGCCGTGCCCTGATGACGGGCGCCGGCCGCATCATCGGCGACAGCGCGCCCGGCGTGGGCCTGACCATCAGCCGCACCGTGCGCGGCGTCATGTACGGCTTGCTGGGCACGGCGCTGGCGCAAGCCCTGGTGGCCGTGGTGGGTTTCCTGATCGCCGGCGTGCCGGCCGTGGCGCTGCTGGGCGTGGCCACCTTCATCTTTTCGCTGATTCCCGTGGGCCCGCCCTTGATCTGGGGCGGCGCCGCCATCTGGCTGTTCAATGACGGCCAGACGGGCTGGGGCATCTTCATGCTGGTGTGGGGCGGTTTGCTGATCAGCGGCGTGGACAATGTGGTCAAGCCCATGCTGATCAGCCGCGGCAGCAGCCTGCCCTTCCTGCTGGTGCTGCTCGGCGTGCTGGGCGGCGTGCTGGCCTTCGGCTTCGTCGGCATTTTCATCGGCCCGACCCTGCTGGCGGTACTGTACAGCTTGCTGCAAACGTGGACGGTGGGCGAGACCACCGTGCCGCAGGGAAAAGATACCCTGACGAGCAAGAAGTAA
- a CDS encoding hemolysin family protein: MHNVLLVLLALFLVALNGFFVAAEFGIVTLRRTRIRAIAKTQGLRGRILAKVHGQLDAYLSACQLGITLASLGLGWVGEPAFAGLLEPLFGAIGVTSQELIHGVSFVVAFSVISFLHIVVGELAPKSMAIRNPEAVGLWSAIPLYGFYWAMYPAIYLLNASANWVLRMAGLSGKGGHDAHYSSEELKLILRTSQPGEKFTRDERNILAQSLDFEQMTVSDLMRPINEVIALHASNTLEENLDTVLRNRFSRYPYFDMNEDDVLGVVHLKDLFFAQQAGKPITSLTPFLRPVDIISARTPALELFRRFRDGAPHFALIGEKGKRPLGFITLDNLLGAMVGEIRDEFRRNENDWLKQSDGTLIGKASLPIFSLERILGIDIENEELGLDDVESVGGLIMVKLGDIPKQGQRITFVDFDIVVKKMNGPRIVLIKVIPKQERDLDADLRD; this comes from the coding sequence ATGCACAATGTCTTGCTAGTCCTGCTCGCCCTCTTCCTGGTCGCGCTGAACGGTTTTTTTGTTGCCGCCGAATTTGGCATCGTCACCTTACGGCGCACACGCATCCGCGCCATCGCCAAGACACAGGGATTGCGGGGCCGCATCCTGGCCAAGGTGCATGGCCAGCTGGACGCCTACCTGTCGGCCTGCCAGCTGGGCATCACCCTCGCTTCTCTGGGCCTGGGCTGGGTCGGCGAACCGGCGTTTGCCGGCTTGCTCGAACCGCTGTTCGGCGCCATCGGCGTCACCTCGCAAGAGCTGATCCACGGCGTCTCGTTTGTCGTTGCCTTCAGCGTGATTTCCTTCCTGCATATCGTCGTGGGTGAACTGGCGCCCAAATCGATGGCCATCCGCAACCCGGAAGCCGTCGGCCTGTGGAGCGCGATTCCCCTGTACGGTTTTTACTGGGCCATGTATCCGGCCATCTACCTGCTCAACGCCAGCGCCAACTGGGTGCTGCGCATGGCGGGCCTGTCCGGCAAGGGCGGCCACGACGCCCATTATTCGTCCGAAGAGCTGAAACTGATCCTGCGCACCAGCCAGCCGGGCGAGAAATTCACGCGCGACGAGCGCAACATCCTGGCGCAATCGCTTGATTTCGAACAGATGACGGTATCGGACCTGATGCGCCCGATCAATGAAGTGATCGCCCTGCACGCCTCAAACACGCTGGAAGAAAACCTCGACACGGTGCTGCGCAACCGCTTCAGCCGCTACCCGTATTTCGACATGAATGAAGACGACGTGCTGGGCGTGGTGCACTTGAAAGACCTGTTCTTTGCCCAGCAGGCAGGCAAGCCGATCACCTCGCTCACGCCGTTTCTGCGTCCCGTCGACATCATTTCCGCGCGCACGCCGGCGCTGGAACTGTTCCGCCGCTTCCGCGACGGCGCGCCCCACTTCGCCCTGATCGGCGAAAAGGGCAAGCGCCCGCTGGGTTTCATCACCCTGGACAACTTGCTCGGCGCCATGGTCGGCGAAATCCGCGATGAATTCCGCCGCAATGAAAACGACTGGCTCAAGCAAAGCGACGGTACCCTGATCGGCAAGGCCAGCCTGCCCATCTTCTCGCTCGAACGCATCCTCGGCATCGATATCGAAAACGAGGAACTGGGGCTGGACGACGTGGAATCGGTGGGCGGCTTGATCATGGTCAAGCTGGGCGACATTCCCAAGCAGGGCCAGCGCATCACCTTTGTCGACTTCGACATCGTCGTCAAGAAGATGAACGGACCCCGCATCGTGCTGATCAAGGTGATTCCCAAGCAGGAACGCGACCTCGACGCAGACTTGCGCGACTGA
- a CDS encoding MFS transporter: MSTAGTTIDIPDLINNNKIGSFQIGMLILCGLCVIMDGFDVQAMGYVAPAIIADWHVSKANLGPVFGAGLLGMLVGSLVFSITADKFGRRPVLIGSTIFFSLCMLVTPLATTIEQLQLIRFITGLGLGAVMPNAMALAGEYSPLRKKVTLMMLVSCGFTLGAVLGGLLSAALIPAFGWQSVFYVGGVVPLAIGVLMFFLLPESMQFLVLKKRKLDKVAKWLKRIDPTVTITADTQYLVHEKEHKGAPVLQLFTGGRAKMTILLWVINFMNLLNLYFLSNWLPTIAKEAGLSTANAVLAGTALQVGGTIGTLVMGQLIDRSSFRRILLPCFLVAAVAIALIGRPDVSLAFLFITIFIAGFCVVGGQPAVNALAASYYPTTLRSTGIGWSLGIGRIGSIIGPVLGGELIRLNWPNSTIFLVVAIPAVVSAVMVFAMRGGPQTAAKG; this comes from the coding sequence ATGTCCACGGCAGGCACGACGATCGATATTCCCGATCTCATCAATAACAACAAGATCGGCTCCTTCCAGATCGGCATGCTGATCCTGTGCGGGCTGTGCGTCATCATGGATGGCTTCGACGTGCAGGCCATGGGCTATGTGGCGCCGGCCATCATTGCCGACTGGCATGTGAGCAAGGCCAACCTGGGTCCCGTGTTCGGCGCGGGTCTCCTGGGCATGCTGGTGGGCTCGCTCGTCTTCAGCATCACGGCCGACAAGTTCGGCCGCCGTCCCGTGCTGATCGGCTCGACCATCTTCTTTTCGCTGTGCATGCTGGTCACGCCGCTGGCCACCACCATCGAGCAATTGCAGCTGATCCGTTTCATCACGGGCCTGGGCCTGGGCGCCGTGATGCCGAACGCCATGGCGCTGGCCGGCGAATACAGCCCCCTGCGCAAGAAAGTCACCCTGATGATGCTGGTCTCGTGCGGCTTTACCCTGGGCGCCGTGCTGGGCGGTCTATTGTCCGCCGCGCTGATTCCCGCATTCGGCTGGCAATCCGTGTTTTACGTGGGCGGCGTGGTGCCGCTCGCCATCGGCGTGCTGATGTTCTTCCTGCTGCCGGAATCGATGCAATTCCTGGTGCTCAAGAAACGCAAGCTCGATAAAGTCGCCAAGTGGCTGAAACGCATCGACCCGACGGTCACCATCACGGCCGACACGCAATACCTCGTGCACGAGAAAGAGCACAAGGGTGCGCCCGTGCTGCAATTGTTTACGGGCGGCCGCGCAAAGATGACGATCCTGCTGTGGGTCATCAACTTCATGAACTTGCTCAACTTGTATTTCCTGTCCAACTGGTTGCCGACGATTGCCAAGGAAGCGGGCTTATCCACGGCCAACGCCGTGCTGGCCGGCACGGCCCTGCAAGTGGGCGGCACCATCGGCACCCTGGTCATGGGCCAGCTGATCGACCGCTCCAGCTTCCGCCGCATCCTGCTGCCATGCTTCCTCGTCGCCGCCGTGGCGATTGCCCTGATCGGCCGTCCGGACGTCTCGCTCGCTTTCCTGTTCATCACGATCTTCATCGCCGGTTTCTGCGTGGTGGGCGGCCAGCCGGCCGTCAATGCCCTGGCGGCCAGCTACTACCCGACCACCCTGCGTTCGACGGGCATCGGCTGGAGCCTGGGCATCGGGCGCATCGGCTCCATCATCGGCCCCGTGCTCGGTGGCGAGCTGATCCGCCTGAACTGGCCCAACAGCACGATTTTCCTCGTCGTCGCCATCCCGGCGGTGGTCTCGGCCGTCATGGTGTTTGCCATGCGCGGCGGGCCGCAAACGGCGGCCAAAGGCTGA
- a CDS encoding serine hydrolase domain-containing protein: MKNLLSHFLALQASLPAHGPGFSALIQCDGETLLELHHGLACLELGVPLTAQSRYYLASESKQFTAACVLDLVRQGAIGLDDDVAPHLPEVRQFGAVITVRQLLNHTSGIPDYFDYLACQLGRHDSDYFDNALLLRLIARMEDLTFPPGSAHAYSNCNYILLAKLVEAVAGQPLAAQARERLFAPLGMHATAFDVDRQAVMPQRVRSYSVDPAQAGGYRQHLGNANTVGDGGVYASLHDLALWERDWQRQYRDPSSLVRAQLAETPGPDGLSWSYRYGLEQIEHGGRTVVFHDGGLWGFRALLLRVPEAGLSVIQLANVDSCEPDQAAWLAAIAADLDD; encoded by the coding sequence ATGAAAAATCTGCTCAGTCACTTTCTTGCCTTGCAAGCCAGCCTGCCGGCGCACGGTCCCGGTTTCAGCGCGCTGATCCAGTGCGACGGCGAGACCTTATTGGAACTGCATCATGGCCTGGCGTGCCTGGAACTGGGCGTGCCCCTGACGGCGCAGTCGCGCTACTACCTGGCGTCGGAATCGAAGCAATTCACGGCCGCCTGCGTGCTCGACCTGGTGCGCCAGGGCGCCATCGGCCTCGACGACGACGTGGCGCCCCATCTGCCCGAAGTGCGCCAGTTCGGCGCCGTCATCACGGTGCGTCAATTGTTGAATCACACCAGCGGCATTCCCGATTATTTCGACTACCTGGCATGCCAGCTGGGCCGCCACGACAGCGATTATTTTGACAATGCGCTGCTGCTGCGCCTGATCGCGCGGATGGAGGATCTGACATTTCCGCCCGGTAGCGCGCATGCCTACAGCAATTGCAATTACATCTTGCTGGCCAAGCTGGTGGAAGCGGTCGCCGGCCAGCCGCTGGCGGCGCAGGCGCGCGAACGCCTGTTCGCGCCGCTGGGCATGCACGCCACGGCCTTCGATGTCGACCGGCAAGCTGTCATGCCCCAGCGCGTGCGCAGCTATAGCGTTGATCCCGCGCAGGCGGGCGGTTATCGCCAGCACCTGGGCAATGCGAATACGGTCGGTGACGGCGGCGTGTATGCCTCGCTGCACGACCTGGCCCTGTGGGAGCGCGACTGGCAGCGCCAGTACCGCGATCCGTCCAGCCTGGTGCGCGCGCAGCTGGCGGAAACGCCGGGCCCCGATGGCCTGAGCTGGTCCTACCGCTACGGGCTGGAGCAAATCGAGCATGGCGGACGCACGGTGGTGTTCCATGACGGCGGACTGTGGGGTTTCCGGGCCTTGCTGCTGCGCGTGCCCGAGGCGGGCCTGTCCGTGATCCAGCTGGCGAATGTGGACAGTTGCGAGCCGGACCAGGCGGCCTGGCTGGCGGCCATCGCTGCCGACCTGGACGACTGA
- the nhaR gene encoding transcriptional activator NhaR yields MKTTGFNYRHLYFFWVVAKEGGVTRAAERLGLAVQTISTQLALLEKELGKSLLQPQGRRLVPTEAGRLALGYADQIFLLGEQMQEALADTDAEKMRLTVGISDSLPKLMAYRMLDATRSLDKPVKLVCLEDEFESLLADLALHKLDLVLTDRAVPAGASLRVSSHLWGESAMKLFAIPALAERYREDFPHRLSGAPFLLPARNNALRGRIDEWMVQQGVRPDVVGEFEDNAMLNAFGRKGLGLFFASASLAADIEEQFGAVLVGDASSLREQFYVISNERKIMHPALDVILAAVPSRH; encoded by the coding sequence ATGAAAACCACGGGCTTCAATTACCGCCATTTGTACTTCTTTTGGGTGGTTGCCAAGGAAGGCGGCGTGACGCGCGCGGCCGAGCGGCTGGGACTGGCCGTACAAACCATCAGCACGCAGCTGGCCTTGCTGGAAAAGGAGCTGGGCAAGTCGCTGCTGCAGCCGCAGGGACGGCGCCTGGTACCGACGGAAGCGGGACGCCTGGCGCTCGGCTACGCGGACCAGATTTTCCTGCTGGGCGAGCAGATGCAGGAAGCGCTGGCCGACACCGACGCGGAAAAGATGCGCCTGACGGTAGGTATTTCCGACTCGCTGCCGAAACTGATGGCGTATCGCATGCTCGACGCCACGCGCAGCCTGGACAAGCCCGTCAAGCTCGTGTGCCTGGAAGATGAATTCGAATCCTTGCTGGCCGACCTGGCCCTGCACAAGCTGGACCTGGTCTTGACGGACCGTGCCGTGCCGGCCGGCGCCAGCCTGCGCGTCTCGAGCCATTTGTGGGGCGAGAGCGCCATGAAGCTGTTCGCCATCCCCGCGCTGGCCGAGCGCTACCGCGAGGATTTCCCGCACCGCCTGAGTGGCGCCCCCTTCCTGCTGCCGGCGCGCAATAACGCCCTGCGCGGGCGCATCGACGAGTGGATGGTGCAGCAAGGCGTGCGCCCCGATGTGGTCGGCGAATTCGAGGATAACGCCATGCTCAACGCGTTCGGCCGCAAGGGCCTGGGCCTGTTCTTCGCGTCCGCCAGCCTGGCCGCCGATATCGAGGAGCAATTTGGCGCCGTGCTGGTCGGCGACGCCTCGTCCCTGCGCGAGCAGTTTTACGTCATCTCGAACGAGCGCAAGATCATGCACCCGGCACTCGATGTCATTTTGGCAGCTGTGCCGAGCCGGCACTGA
- a CDS encoding DUF475 domain-containing protein encodes MKHFRVSFLVTFICLGISAWWGYTHGGVQTMLAALGIAVILGVMEVSLSFDNAVVNASVLKNWDKFWQGLFLGVGIIIAVFGMRLVFPLVIVAQAADLGLMEVWNLALSNPEQYSMHLTNHHAEVAAFGGIFLLLVFLNFLLDSEKETHWLGRIEEKLGALGKISSISVMIALGTLMASLSMIEEGQKLVVLTAGLWGILTYVGVDVVSGLLEGDNGDGNVGDIVKRGGIGGFLYLEVLDASFSFDGVIGAFAITKDVVIIMLGLAIGAMFVRSMTVFLVRKGTLDEFVYLEHGAHYAIGILAVIMLVSMKFHIPEIFTGLIGVAFILASLWSSIRYKRRIALEEGQAEALEPAKAAAV; translated from the coding sequence ATGAAACATTTCAGAGTGTCATTTCTAGTGACATTTATCTGTCTGGGCATTTCCGCCTGGTGGGGTTACACGCACGGTGGCGTGCAGACGATGCTGGCGGCGCTCGGTATCGCGGTGATCCTGGGTGTGATGGAAGTCTCGCTGTCGTTCGACAACGCGGTGGTCAATGCTTCGGTGCTGAAGAATTGGGACAAGTTCTGGCAGGGCCTGTTCCTGGGCGTCGGTATCATCATCGCCGTCTTCGGCATGCGTCTGGTATTCCCGCTGGTCATCGTGGCGCAAGCGGCGGACCTGGGTTTGATGGAAGTATGGAATCTGGCACTGAGCAATCCTGAACAGTACTCGATGCACCTGACGAATCACCATGCGGAAGTGGCGGCCTTCGGCGGCATCTTCCTGCTGCTGGTGTTCCTGAACTTCCTGCTGGACTCGGAAAAAGAAACGCACTGGCTGGGCCGTATTGAAGAAAAACTGGGCGCGCTGGGCAAGATCTCCTCGATTTCCGTGATGATCGCGCTGGGCACCCTGATGGCCAGCCTGTCGATGATCGAAGAAGGCCAGAAACTGGTGGTGCTGACGGCCGGCCTGTGGGGTATCTTGACCTACGTGGGCGTCGATGTGGTCAGCGGCTTGCTGGAAGGCGATAACGGCGACGGCAACGTGGGCGACATCGTCAAGCGCGGCGGTATTGGCGGCTTCCTGTACCTGGAAGTGCTCGATGCTTCGTTCAGCTTTGACGGCGTGATCGGCGCGTTTGCCATCACCAAGGATGTCGTGATCATCATGCTGGGCCTGGCGATTGGCGCGATGTTCGTGCGCTCGATGACGGTGTTCCTGGTCCGCAAGGGCACGCTCGACGAGTTCGTTTATCTGGAGCACGGTGCGCACTATGCGATCGGTATCCTGGCCGTGATCATGTTGGTCAGCATGAAGTTCCACATTCCCGAGATCTTCACGGGTTTGATCGGGGTGGCCTTCATTCTCGCCTCGCTGTGGTCGTCGATCCGCTACAAGCGCAGGATTGCGCTTGAAGAAGGCCAGGCGGAAGCGCTGGAGCCGGCCAAGGCAGCAGCAGTGTAA
- a CDS encoding TerD family protein yields MAISLQKGGNVNLSKEAPGISKMIIGLGWDARATDGAAFDIDGSVFLLKADGKVRADVDMIFYNNLKSSDGSVTHSGDNTTGAGDGDDETVIVDLATVPAEIDKIAVCVTIHDAEARKQNFGMVSKAYVRCVNANGNTEIARFDLSEDGSAETAMVFGEIYRNGADWKFKAIGQGYKGGLGPLAASFGVGV; encoded by the coding sequence ATGGCAATCAGTCTGCAAAAAGGCGGCAACGTCAACCTGAGCAAGGAAGCCCCTGGCATTTCGAAGATGATCATCGGCCTGGGCTGGGATGCCCGCGCCACCGATGGCGCCGCGTTCGACATCGACGGTTCCGTGTTCCTGCTGAAGGCCGACGGCAAGGTTCGCGCCGACGTCGACATGATTTTCTACAACAACCTGAAATCGAGCGACGGCTCCGTCACCCACTCGGGCGACAACACCACCGGCGCCGGCGATGGCGATGATGAAACCGTCATCGTCGACCTGGCCACCGTGCCAGCCGAGATCGACAAGATCGCCGTCTGCGTCACGATTCACGATGCCGAAGCGCGCAAGCAAAACTTTGGTATGGTATCGAAGGCGTATGTACGCTGCGTGAATGCCAATGGCAACACGGAAATCGCCCGCTTCGACCTGTCGGAAGACGGTTCGGCGGAAACGGCCATGGTCTTCGGTGAAATCTACCGTAATGGCGCCGATTGGAAATTCAAGGCCATCGGCCAGGGCTATAAAGGCGGCCTGGGTCCACTCGCAGCATCGTTCGGCGTCGGCGTGTAA